One region of Chryseobacterium muglaense genomic DNA includes:
- a CDS encoding S8 family peptidase, with translation MKKHLLLISTLAISLLSAQSNEALKREFEKQNKENNAKFDSYVAKRYGANKSPEVLKEIEEQRSTLSGFDPSGKPFFLQAEDMDQIKNSNSDFLQNGTVTGLTGSFNGEDIKYTIFDGGRVYGGHAFFDNIPNRITAKEATTMNYSAHATSVAGFIGARAHTQTLTVNGAPRTINFQGIAKNSTMDSYAFRNSILPGNTTTSTVFQKIVAAQPKISNHSYGQNMGWSIATVSGAAALVWNGAFTSPNQSADLQGTYFSSDQNYDQIVYTNPSYIIVKSSGNYFGTGPDLPGGDTAPKYYSDANGDLVEFAATDTLPSTNCALGYDCINNGSLAKNIIVVGATDIITANNGRYVTASNVVHSDYSSAGPRDDGGIKPDITAVGTSVGSASTAENTTGSNGLTVGDGTSYSAPVVTGVIGLWTQINKQLFNNAELNAASAKTLMIHSAAEAGNVGPDPLFGWGFIDSKKGAELLVGKSNNSVIFTDETLTSGVANIKTVKASGSEPLKVTISWIDPEYVIPANLTWAQAYNNRSSRLVNDLDVRIIDTTTNTAYQPWKLDANNPTTPATKADNTVDNVEQVVLDNPVAGRTYRIEVTNKGILLNNATTPAPAPQNYSIIVTGFNEVLGTKDVANSTSGIIIVPTLTKDVVNILKAPKKSNYTVYDLSGKKLQNGVINSAQEAISLSSYTNGIYIIEVKTDKDVISKKVIKE, from the coding sequence ATGAAAAAACATTTACTTTTAATAAGTACATTGGCAATTTCTCTATTGAGCGCTCAAAGCAATGAAGCATTGAAAAGAGAATTTGAGAAACAAAACAAAGAGAACAATGCAAAATTTGACTCTTATGTTGCGAAACGCTACGGAGCTAATAAATCACCAGAAGTTTTAAAGGAAATAGAAGAACAGAGAAGTACTTTATCTGGTTTTGACCCTAGTGGCAAACCATTTTTTCTACAAGCTGAAGATATGGATCAAATTAAAAACTCTAATTCTGATTTCCTTCAAAACGGAACAGTTACGGGGTTAACTGGATCATTTAATGGTGAAGATATCAAATATACAATTTTTGATGGTGGTAGAGTGTATGGAGGACACGCATTTTTTGACAACATTCCTAACAGAATTACAGCCAAAGAAGCTACTACCATGAACTACAGCGCACATGCAACTTCTGTAGCCGGATTTATAGGAGCGAGAGCACATACACAAACACTAACGGTTAATGGAGCTCCAAGAACCATAAACTTCCAAGGAATTGCTAAAAACTCTACCATGGATTCTTATGCATTTAGAAATAGTATTTTACCTGGAAATACTACTACAAGTACGGTTTTCCAAAAAATTGTAGCTGCACAACCAAAAATATCAAATCACTCCTATGGACAAAATATGGGATGGAGTATTGCAACTGTTTCTGGTGCTGCTGCTTTAGTATGGAATGGTGCTTTTACAAGCCCTAATCAGTCAGCAGATCTTCAGGGAACCTATTTTTCTAGTGATCAGAACTATGATCAGATTGTTTACACTAACCCTTCCTACATTATCGTAAAATCATCAGGAAATTATTTTGGTACTGGTCCTGATTTACCTGGAGGTGATACTGCGCCAAAGTATTATTCTGATGCTAACGGCGACTTAGTTGAGTTTGCAGCTACTGACACTCTACCAAGTACAAATTGCGCTTTAGGATATGACTGTATTAACAATGGTTCACTAGCCAAAAACATAATTGTTGTAGGTGCAACTGATATTATAACTGCCAACAATGGTAGATATGTTACGGCAAGCAATGTTGTTCATTCTGATTATAGTAGCGCCGGTCCTAGAGATGACGGTGGTATTAAACCAGATATAACAGCAGTAGGAACCTCAGTTGGTAGTGCGTCAACAGCAGAAAATACAACTGGAAGTAACGGCTTAACAGTAGGAGATGGAACATCATATTCAGCACCTGTAGTTACTGGTGTTATTGGTTTATGGACCCAAATTAATAAACAGCTATTTAATAATGCGGAATTAAACGCCGCTTCAGCAAAAACATTAATGATACATTCAGCCGCTGAAGCGGGAAATGTAGGTCCAGATCCATTGTTCGGATGGGGATTCATTGATAGCAAAAAAGGAGCAGAATTGCTAGTAGGAAAATCGAATAACTCCGTAATTTTCACTGACGAAACATTAACAAGTGGTGTTGCTAATATTAAAACAGTTAAAGCTTCTGGAAGTGAGCCTTTAAAAGTTACGATTTCTTGGATTGATCCTGAATATGTTATTCCTGCCAACCTCACATGGGCACAGGCTTATAACAACAGATCTTCAAGATTAGTAAACGATTTAGATGTAAGAATTATCGATACTACTACTAATACTGCATATCAACCTTGGAAATTAGATGCAAACAACCCAACGACACCTGCAACAAAAGCTGACAATACAGTAGACAACGTAGAACAAGTTGTTTTAGACAATCCAGTTGCAGGTAGAACGTATAGAATAGAAGTAACTAATAAAGGAATACTTCTCAACAATGCTACAACTCCTGCTCCTGCTCCTCAAAACTATTCAATAATCGTTACGGGATTTAATGAAGTTTTAGGAACAAAAGATGTTGCAAATTCTACGAGTGGAATTATTATTGTACCAACTCTTACAAAAGATGTTGTAAATATTTTGAAAGCACCTAAAAAATCAAACTACACAGTATATGATTTATCTGGTAAAAAATTACAGAATGGTGTAATTAATAGCGCTCAAGAAGCAATTAGTTTATCTTCTTACACTAATGGTATTTATATCATTGAAGTAAAAACTGATAAAGACGTTATTTCTAAGAAAGTTATCAAAGAATAA
- the dnaE gene encoding DNA polymerase III subunit alpha gives MYLVFDTETTGLPKNFNAPLSDSDNWPRMVQIAWQLHDDEGNLLENQDYIIKPEGYDIPFNAARIHGITTKIANEEGRDLEEILNEFAKVLERVRVVSGHNVEFDYNIVGAEFFRKNIQDNLQEKPKADTMILGTNYCQLGGGRGGRYKSPKLEELYEKLYGHKFDEAHNAAADVNATAQVFFEMMRIGIVPAEVLKTSEDQLAYFKTLHPNPIKPFGIIIRRQVADFNNKKKQTDVGSIDDIDLGRYFNFDNKSVFSTLTATSSINDLIKKASEENYPAVGMVDLGNMMGAFKFVSAVESANSDRSKKHKEYLIKKQEAEENATEFNETEPVSEPLIPVLGCEFYISDRYEQKQFTKDDPDRRTQVVLLAKDFNGYKNLAKLSSIGFLKGFYFGVPRISREVIAEYKEGLIALTSGIMGDIPDAILNTGEQKGEELFKWWKDTFEDDFYVQIQNHKLPEEEHLNDVLLHFADKYNVKILAQNQTYYTNKEDSNIQDIVSCIKDGEKQTTPVGKGFGKRRGLGTKEYYIKNSHEIKEAFLNYPDAFDAYEEFTAKFSPYTLKRDVLLPKFDIPAEFVHAEDEIDGGKRGEMAYLTHLTYEGARKRYADTGITPEIKERLDFELEVVANTGYPGYFLIVQDFCNEARKMGVWVGPGRGSAAGSAVAYCTGITNVDPIKYDLLFERFLNPERVSMPDIDIDFDDEGRDKIIKWVVEKYGKNQVAQIITYSVLGGKSAIKDAGRVLDLPIPDTINITKLIPPSPGMNIAKALSKYDKLKPEEQMLVDEMKYVLNTPDDARHDVLSSAKKMEGCIRNTGIHACGVIITPEDVSNIIPVTIAAKDADILVSQFDNSVAESAGLLKMDFLGLRTLTIIKDALKIIKARHNVDIDPDTIPLDDTKTYQLFKEGRTVGIFQYESPGMQKYMRELKPTVFADLIAMNALYRPGPIKYIPNFINRKHGIEEIVYDLEETKEHLQETYGITVYQEQVMLLSQKLANFTKGEADTLRKAMGKKQIEVLNKMYPKFIEGGRKNNLNEERLEKIWNDWKAFAEYAFNKSHSTCYALIAYQTAYLKANYPAEYMASVMSNNINNTESITMFMEDCKSIGVDVLGPDVNESQYKFSVNEKGQIRFGLGAIKGIGEGPSEGITKERTNGRFKNIYDFFERILPSQMNKRVAESLVVAGAFDELDSFHRGQYFDIDMAGKTNLERLIRYGQSFQESKNEMEYSLFADFADEVQIEQPKLAPCPEWPNMHKLNKEKETIGFYLSAHPLDEFKFQYQFMQGSLSKKSVLEKEDETKVVTDEAPILEKDSVDEAADLIEIVSDDIVAGEEEIVIEEVTKKAEPKGVFGFLNLDEVDAYKEQAFANKQEELFEEKKKDWKTLQKERENGGGGKEYTVAGLITEYVVKDGFRSGEKVAFVTLEDYSGSYSFRLGDRDYMKLKEKLEVQRFVILKIKFAQVKDGRVFVNVNEVIELQEAFEKFAKSISLVMDVMDFRSEDLSFFRNVLNENQGNQKFKFYIKNIEDDSHIEVQSMKHSVNLNGDLIKNIQLLNKYEFYLN, from the coding sequence ATGTATTTAGTTTTTGATACCGAAACCACTGGTTTACCGAAAAATTTTAACGCTCCATTATCGGATTCAGACAACTGGCCAAGAATGGTACAGATTGCTTGGCAATTGCATGATGATGAGGGTAATCTATTAGAAAATCAGGACTATATTATAAAACCTGAAGGATATGATATCCCTTTTAATGCCGCAAGAATTCACGGGATTACTACCAAAATTGCTAATGAAGAAGGTCGTGATCTTGAAGAAATTTTAAATGAATTTGCTAAAGTTTTAGAAAGGGTAAGAGTTGTTTCCGGACACAATGTTGAGTTTGATTACAATATTGTAGGTGCCGAGTTTTTTAGAAAAAACATTCAGGATAACCTTCAGGAAAAGCCAAAAGCTGATACCATGATTCTAGGTACAAATTATTGTCAGCTAGGAGGTGGAAGAGGAGGTAGATATAAGTCTCCTAAACTAGAGGAGCTATATGAGAAATTGTATGGGCACAAATTTGACGAAGCTCATAATGCAGCAGCCGATGTAAATGCTACCGCTCAGGTTTTCTTTGAAATGATGCGTATCGGGATAGTTCCTGCTGAGGTTTTAAAAACCTCTGAAGATCAGTTGGCATATTTTAAAACGCTGCATCCAAATCCGATTAAGCCTTTTGGTATTATTATCAGAAGACAGGTTGCAGATTTTAATAATAAGAAAAAGCAGACTGATGTAGGAAGCATTGATGATATTGATCTAGGAAGATATTTCAATTTTGATAATAAAAGTGTTTTTTCAACTTTAACAGCGACTTCCAGTATTAATGATTTAATAAAGAAAGCTTCAGAAGAAAATTATCCAGCCGTCGGAATGGTTGATTTGGGAAATATGATGGGGGCTTTTAAGTTTGTTTCTGCTGTTGAATCTGCCAATTCGGATCGTTCAAAAAAACACAAAGAATATTTAATAAAAAAACAGGAAGCAGAAGAAAATGCAACGGAATTCAACGAAACTGAACCTGTTTCTGAACCTTTGATTCCAGTGTTGGGGTGTGAATTTTATATTTCAGACCGTTACGAGCAAAAACAGTTTACAAAAGACGACCCCGATAGAAGAACGCAGGTTGTTTTGTTGGCGAAAGATTTTAACGGATATAAAAATTTAGCTAAACTTTCAAGTATTGGTTTCCTTAAAGGGTTTTATTTTGGAGTTCCGAGAATTAGTCGTGAAGTGATTGCTGAATATAAAGAAGGTCTAATTGCTCTTACATCCGGTATTATGGGAGATATTCCCGATGCTATTTTAAATACGGGTGAGCAAAAAGGGGAAGAGCTTTTCAAATGGTGGAAAGATACTTTTGAAGATGACTTCTATGTTCAGATTCAAAATCATAAACTTCCTGAAGAAGAGCATTTGAATGATGTTTTATTACATTTTGCAGACAAATATAATGTTAAAATTTTAGCGCAGAATCAAACCTATTATACCAATAAGGAGGATTCTAATATTCAGGATATTGTAAGCTGTATTAAAGATGGTGAAAAGCAGACAACACCGGTTGGGAAAGGTTTTGGAAAAAGACGAGGCTTAGGAACAAAGGAATATTATATTAAAAACTCACACGAGATAAAAGAAGCTTTTCTCAATTATCCTGATGCGTTTGATGCCTATGAAGAATTTACGGCAAAATTCAGTCCTTACACTTTAAAAAGAGACGTTTTATTACCTAAGTTTGATATTCCCGCAGAATTTGTACATGCAGAAGATGAAATTGATGGCGGAAAACGTGGTGAAATGGCTTATTTAACACATCTTACCTATGAAGGAGCCAGAAAAAGATATGCTGATACCGGAATTACTCCTGAAATAAAAGAACGTCTTGATTTTGAACTCGAAGTAGTTGCCAATACAGGTTATCCAGGTTATTTCTTGATTGTACAGGATTTCTGTAATGAAGCCAGAAAAATGGGAGTTTGGGTTGGCCCTGGCCGTGGTTCCGCAGCTGGTTCCGCAGTTGCATATTGTACCGGGATTACCAATGTTGACCCGATAAAGTATGATTTACTTTTTGAGAGATTTCTAAATCCAGAAAGGGTTTCGATGCCCGATATTGATATCGATTTTGATGATGAAGGTCGAGATAAGATCATCAAGTGGGTAGTAGAAAAATACGGTAAAAATCAGGTAGCGCAGATTATTACATACTCAGTTTTGGGGGGTAAATCTGCTATTAAAGATGCGGGAAGGGTTTTAGATTTACCAATTCCGGATACTATTAATATTACAAAATTAATTCCCCCAAGTCCGGGGATGAATATTGCTAAAGCTTTATCTAAATATGATAAGCTGAAACCTGAAGAACAAATGCTTGTCGATGAGATGAAATATGTTCTTAATACACCCGATGATGCCCGTCACGATGTTTTGTCGAGTGCGAAAAAAATGGAAGGCTGTATCCGAAATACGGGGATTCACGCTTGTGGAGTAATTATTACGCCTGAAGATGTGAGTAATATTATTCCGGTAACGATTGCTGCAAAAGATGCCGATATTTTGGTTTCGCAATTTGATAACTCGGTGGCGGAAAGTGCTGGTCTTTTGAAGATGGACTTTTTGGGTCTGAGAACGTTGACGATTATTAAAGATGCTTTAAAAATAATTAAAGCAAGACATAACGTAGACATCGATCCAGATACTATTCCGTTGGATGATACTAAAACGTATCAATTATTTAAAGAAGGTAGAACGGTGGGGATTTTCCAATATGAAAGTCCGGGAATGCAGAAATACATGAGAGAGCTTAAACCAACGGTTTTTGCCGATTTGATTGCCATGAATGCTCTTTACCGACCTGGTCCAATCAAATATATTCCAAACTTTATCAACAGAAAACATGGGATTGAAGAGATTGTTTATGATTTAGAGGAAACAAAAGAACATCTTCAGGAAACCTATGGAATTACCGTTTATCAGGAGCAGGTAATGTTGTTGTCTCAAAAATTGGCCAATTTCACAAAAGGTGAAGCTGATACGCTGAGAAAAGCGATGGGTAAAAAGCAGATTGAGGTTCTGAATAAAATGTACCCGAAATTCATTGAAGGCGGAAGAAAAAATAATCTCAACGAAGAAAGGCTAGAGAAAATATGGAATGACTGGAAAGCCTTTGCAGAATATGCTTTCAACAAGTCTCACTCCACTTGTTATGCATTGATTGCTTATCAGACTGCCTATTTAAAGGCTAATTATCCTGCAGAATATATGGCAAGTGTGATGAGTAATAACATTAACAATACCGAATCGATTACCATGTTCATGGAAGATTGTAAGAGTATAGGGGTGGATGTTTTGGGACCTGATGTGAATGAATCGCAGTACAAATTTTCGGTAAATGAAAAAGGACAGATTCGTTTTGGGTTGGGCGCAATAAAAGGTATTGGTGAAGGCCCGAGTGAAGGAATTACCAAAGAAAGAACCAACGGAAGATTTAAAAATATTTATGATTTCTTTGAACGTATTTTGCCTTCTCAGATGAATAAAAGAGTGGCAGAAAGTTTGGTTGTAGCAGGGGCTTTTGACGAACTTGATTCTTTCCATCGAGGTCAGTATTTCGATATTGACATGGCGGGAAAAACCAATTTGGAACGATTAATAAGATACGGACAAAGTTTTCAGGAAAGCAAAAATGAGATGGAATATTCTCTTTTTGCTGATTTTGCAGATGAAGTTCAGATTGAGCAACCCAAATTGGCGCCTTGTCCGGAATGGCCAAATATGCATAAACTGAATAAAGAAAAAGAAACAATTGGTTTCTATCTTTCTGCGCATCCTTTGGATGAGTTTAAATTTCAGTATCAGTTTATGCAGGGGAGTTTATCTAAAAAATCTGTTTTGGAAAAAGAGGATGAAACAAAAGTAGTCACCGACGAAGCTCCTATTCTTGAAAAAGATTCTGTGGATGAAGCAGCCGATTTAATAGAAATAGTTTCTGATGATATTGTTGCGGGTGAGGAAGAAATAGTTATTGAAGAAGTTACCAAAAAAGCTGAGCCAAAAGGTGTTTTCGGATTTTTAAATCTCGATGAGGTAGATGCTTATAAAGAGCAGGCTTTTGCCAATAAGCAGGAAGAACTATTTGAGGAGAAGAAAAAAGATTGGAAAACGCTACAGAAAGAAAGAGAAAACGGAGGCGGTGGAAAAGAGTACACAGTTGCCGGTTTAATCACGGAATATGTAGTAAAAGATGGTTTCAGAAGTGGTGAAAAGGTTGCTTTTGTGACGTTGGAAGATTATTCGGGGTCGTATTCTTTCAGGTTGGGAGATCGCGATTATATGAAACTGAAAGAAAAACTGGAAGTGCAGCGTTTTGTTATTTTAAAAATAAAATTTGCGCAGGTAAAAGACGGTAGAGTGTTTGTAAACGTTAATGAAGTGATTGAATTACAGGAAGCTTTTGAGAAATTTGCCAAAAGCATCTCTTTGGTGATGGATGTGATGGATTTCCGAAGTGAAGACCTCAGTTTCTTTAGAAACGTTCTGAACGAAAATCAAGGCAATCAAAAGTTTAAATTTTACATTAAAAATATCGAGGATGATTCTCATATCGAAGTTCAATCGATGAAACATTCGGTAAATCTTAATGGAGATTTAATTAAGAATATTCAACTTCTTAATAAATATGAGTTTTATTTGAATTGA
- a CDS encoding fibronectin type III domain-containing protein, with product MKRFLLMCMVALGMSVDAQITVGSGNTTTGLVPWNANYGYSYQQMIYPQSSITVGGTIASLNFTSAGTIPTTSVGATPNTPQAANSSFKVYIGHTTKATFGSATDWEPLSNLTLVYDGTLTMPTTSGQDLTIPLTTPFAYNNTDNLVVAIHEYSPGYASYSWLGNTGQTDMNLYLRSDTVNPNPVSPASGARGSVTAKVVLGGLVATTVPACSVVSAPANASTSVSITPTLSWSQSPLATSYEIAIGTTPGSANVMPLTNVGNVLTYTLPAANALAYSSSYYVTVYPKNAIGSATGCTSNMFTTLVIPCPSVSAPTSSATGVSLTPAFTWSAVTGATGYKLSIGTTTGGTDILNNSDLGNVLTYTYTQAPALNYNTKYFYTLNSYSASSNSTGCSERNFTTKTLCPSVTAPASSATGVSLAPTFTWTANTDATGYRISIGTTAGATDILNNVDVGNVLTYVYSGSALNYITKYFYTVNAYNGAIASMGCTERNFTTKTLCPSVTAPANNATAVSVTPTFTWTANTDATGYRISIGTTAGATNILNNVDLGNVLTYTLPTSLAYGVKYFYTINAYNTTATSVGCTERNFTTLTLCPTVSAPASNAAGVSVTPTFTWAAVNNVTGYRISIGTTSGGTDVLNLFDVGNVLTYTLPTPLSNSTQYYYTIVGYVGTQSSSGCSERTFSTVCSSTNVPYTLDFESVTTPSLPLCTVGLNAGSGNAWKTATAPTGVGFNTGKALNYSFNSSNAANAWFFTQGINLTAGVSYRIKYKYANSTGTNQFLEKLKVAYGSAATVAGMTDVLATHETTAGAPALPTGTTISSANPTGGFYTLGNATSNFVDFTPTSTGVYYFGFNAYSIKDMNQIYVDDINIDVTPTCFEPTAVAVASITTSSANVSWTAPSVVPGNGYEVYYSTSNVAPNISTVLNSSNSAVSSSTSVPLAGLASATNYYVWVRSVCGANDKSLWSISTTFKTLCTVFNAPFTENFNSGSLANCWSTYSTNNTGYALWQFGSSAQDYGTTYSAAGQNNTAGQFAYVDASDPYTGASVHDVTLVSPAVNLAGLSAPTLEFRWFKNHGVDVNPTSQPAYDNNKLTVEVMDLATSTWQAVFTSTSNAATWRTEIITLPSSYVGKTVQVRFVVDKNVAGNGYFYDNVLLDDVNLKEGTNLATAEVKIDKNNIKVYPNPFADILNISDVSNVKSISVVDISGKLVKTFDKPESTLHLGGLNSGMYLVILNMKDGSRQTIKAIKK from the coding sequence ATGAAAAGATTTTTACTAATGTGCATGGTAGCTCTGGGAATGAGTGTAGATGCGCAGATTACGGTAGGAAGCGGAAATACTACCACAGGTTTGGTACCGTGGAATGCCAATTATGGGTATTCTTACCAGCAGATGATCTATCCCCAATCTTCAATCACTGTTGGTGGGACAATTGCATCGCTAAATTTTACGAGTGCGGGTACTATCCCTACAACATCCGTTGGTGCAACTCCCAATACACCTCAGGCTGCTAATAGTAGTTTTAAAGTGTATATAGGTCATACAACGAAAGCAACATTTGGATCTGCTACAGACTGGGAGCCACTTTCTAACCTTACTTTAGTTTATGATGGTACATTAACAATGCCAACAACTAGTGGGCAAGATTTGACAATACCATTAACGACTCCTTTTGCGTATAATAATACGGATAATTTAGTAGTGGCAATTCACGAATATTCTCCTGGGTATGCCAGTTATAGTTGGCTTGGAAACACAGGACAGACAGATATGAATCTCTATCTTAGAAGTGATACTGTTAATCCTAACCCCGTTTCGCCAGCATCTGGTGCAAGAGGGTCAGTAACAGCAAAAGTAGTTTTAGGAGGATTAGTTGCGACAACTGTGCCGGCTTGTTCTGTAGTAAGTGCTCCTGCTAATGCTTCAACGAGTGTTTCTATTACCCCTACATTATCTTGGTCACAAAGCCCATTAGCTACCAGTTATGAAATTGCGATAGGAACTACTCCTGGTAGCGCAAATGTAATGCCACTGACTAATGTAGGAAATGTGCTTACTTATACACTGCCGGCTGCAAATGCTTTAGCATACAGTTCATCATATTACGTAACTGTTTATCCTAAAAATGCTATCGGATCGGCAACGGGTTGTACATCTAATATGTTTACAACCTTAGTAATTCCTTGTCCTTCAGTATCTGCACCAACTAGTTCTGCTACTGGTGTGTCTTTAACTCCTGCTTTTACTTGGTCAGCAGTTACAGGAGCTACCGGATATAAATTATCAATCGGTACTACTACCGGTGGTACAGATATATTAAATAACTCTGATCTTGGAAATGTATTAACTTACACATATACCCAAGCACCAGCATTAAATTACAATACTAAATATTTTTATACACTTAATTCTTATAGTGCTTCATCTAACTCTACGGGTTGTAGTGAGAGAAATTTTACAACGAAAACATTATGTCCATCTGTTACTGCTCCAGCTTCAAGTGCAACTGGTGTTTCATTAGCACCTACTTTTACTTGGACTGCAAATACTGATGCTACAGGGTATAGAATTTCTATTGGAACTACAGCAGGAGCAACTGATATTTTAAACAATGTTGATGTAGGGAATGTTTTAACTTATGTTTATAGTGGTAGTGCTTTAAATTATATCACTAAATATTTTTATACGGTAAATGCTTATAATGGTGCTATTGCTTCTATGGGTTGTACTGAAAGAAATTTCACAACGAAAACTTTATGTCCATCTGTTACTGCGCCAGCAAATAATGCCACTGCGGTATCTGTAACGCCTACTTTTACTTGGACTGCAAATACTGATGCTACAGGTTACAGAATTTCTATTGGAACTACTGCAGGTGCTACTAATATTTTGAATAATGTAGACTTAGGAAATGTTTTAACATATACGCTACCAACATCCTTAGCTTATGGTGTGAAATATTTCTATACCATTAATGCTTATAATACAACTGCTACTTCGGTGGGTTGTACAGAAAGAAACTTTACAACGCTTACTTTATGTCCTACGGTAAGTGCTCCAGCATCTAATGCGGCTGGGGTATCTGTAACACCGACATTTACTTGGGCTGCGGTAAATAACGTAACAGGTTATAGAATTTCTATAGGTACTACATCAGGAGGAACTGATGTTTTGAATTTGTTTGATGTTGGTAATGTTCTTACTTACACACTTCCTACGCCATTAAGCAATTCCACTCAATACTACTACACAATTGTTGGTTATGTCGGAACTCAATCTTCTTCTGGATGTTCTGAAAGGACTTTCTCTACGGTTTGTTCATCAACAAATGTACCTTATACATTAGATTTTGAAAGTGTAACAACTCCTTCCTTACCACTTTGTACTGTTGGATTAAATGCAGGTTCAGGAAATGCATGGAAGACAGCAACAGCTCCTACAGGTGTAGGTTTTAATACTGGTAAAGCGCTCAATTATTCATTTAATAGCAGTAATGCTGCAAATGCTTGGTTTTTTACTCAAGGGATTAATTTAACAGCGGGAGTTAGTTATAGAATTAAATATAAATATGCTAATTCTACGGGAACAAATCAGTTTTTAGAGAAGTTAAAGGTGGCTTATGGAAGTGCAGCAACTGTAGCGGGAATGACCGATGTACTTGCTACTCATGAAACTACCGCTGGAGCTCCAGCACTTCCTACCGGAACAACAATTAGCTCAGCTAATCCAACAGGTGGTTTCTATACACTTGGTAATGCAACGTCTAACTTTGTAGATTTTACGCCAACTTCAACAGGTGTGTATTATTTTGGTTTTAATGCATATTCTATTAAAGACATGAACCAGATTTATGTGGATGATATTAATATTGATGTTACTCCTACTTGTTTTGAGCCTACTGCTGTAGCTGTAGCTTCAATTACAACATCGAGTGCAAATGTTTCGTGGACCGCACCTTCAGTTGTTCCAGGTAATGGGTATGAAGTTTATTATAGTACCTCAAATGTGGCTCCTAACATTTCAACTGTACTGAATTCTAGTAATTCTGCGGTTTCATCTTCGACCTCGGTTCCTTTGGCAGGTTTAGCTTCTGCAACAAATTATTATGTATGGGTGAGATCGGTTTGTGGAGCAAATGATAAGAGTTTATGGTCAATTTCTACTACGTTCAAAACTTTATGCACGGTATTTAATGCACCATTTACTGAAAATTTCAATTCTGGAAGTCTTGCTAATTGTTGGTCTACATACAGTACAAACAATACAGGCTATGCTCTTTGGCAATTTGGTAGCTCTGCTCAAGATTATGGTACTACGTATAGTGCTGCTGGTCAAAACAACACTGCCGGTCAGTTTGCTTACGTAGATGCATCTGATCCGTATACAGGTGCAAGTGTGCACGATGTGACTTTAGTTTCACCAGCGGTAAATTTGGCGGGTCTTTCTGCTCCTACATTAGAATTCAGATGGTTTAAAAATCATGGTGTTGATGTGAACCCTACAAGTCAGCCTGCTTATGATAATAATAAATTGACGGTGGAAGTGATGGATTTAGCTACCTCTACTTGGCAAGCTGTATTTACAAGTACTTCTAATGCGGCAACATGGAGAACAGAGATTATCACTCTACCTAGTTCATATGTTGGAAAAACAGTACAAGTTAGATTTGTAGTTGATAAAAATGTTGCTGGAAACGGTTATTTTTATGATAATGTATTGCTCGATGATGTTAACTTAAAAGAAGGGACAAATTTAGCAACAGCTGAAGTTAAAATTGATAAAAATAATATCAAAGTTTATCCAAACCCATTCGCTGATATCTTGAATATCTCAGACGTTAGCAATGTGAAATCTATCTCAGTTGTAGATATCTCAGGTAAATTGGTGAAAACTTTTGATAAACCGGAATCTACACTTCATTTAGGAGGATTAAATTCAGGAATGTATTTAGTGATTCTGAATATGAAAGATGGTTCTAGACAAACTATAAAAGCGATTAAAAAGTAA